The Carnobacterium divergens genome includes a window with the following:
- a CDS encoding ABC-F family ATP-binding cassette domain-containing protein translates to MLVQLNSVTKYFDGNTILNKINFKIEEGEKIGLVGVNGSGKSTLLSLLMNEMEVSEGSIYRNPHRKIGFVKQMSDLTMTNTIKEELTTVFSGLIQLQQEIQRLEVQMSQSETQDLENLLTEYGQKTESFAMLGGYEFEAKIDSIISGMGFNSLKETKIQQLSGGQKTKLSLAKQLLEEPDLLVLDEPTNHLDLEAILWLENFLFQYRGAILVVSHDRYFLDKFIQSVVELERNQITRYKGNYSSYVSQKEKNEQLHWSRFKQQEKEVKRLETYVEKHIVRATSAKSAKNKQKQLNRIDRIDAPLASLKSAYLNFEMEYPSHKAVLALENVALSVKPNELLLENVQFKIERGDRVALLGSNGVGKSTLLKSIIKELPYAEGSIKWGGNTKIGYYDQEFQSLTPELTVLEEMRQTFPKEDDLTVRQTLASLLFTQENVEKRIKDLSGGEKGKLIFAKLMLAKPNVLILDEPTNHLDLATKDMLEKSLINFEGTIFFVSHDRYFINKLATHVLELTPKKTTMYLGDYQDYLAKKE, encoded by the coding sequence ATGTTAGTACAATTAAATTCTGTAACAAAATACTTCGATGGCAACACGATTTTAAATAAAATCAACTTTAAAATTGAGGAAGGCGAAAAAATTGGATTAGTTGGAGTCAACGGTTCAGGAAAATCAACTTTATTAAGTTTATTAATGAACGAGATGGAAGTAAGTGAAGGGTCCATTTATCGAAATCCACACCGTAAAATTGGTTTTGTTAAGCAGATGTCAGATTTGACTATGACAAATACAATCAAAGAAGAATTAACGACGGTTTTTAGTGGATTGATTCAATTGCAACAGGAAATACAGCGGCTTGAAGTTCAAATGAGCCAATCAGAAACACAAGATTTAGAGAACCTTTTAACTGAATACGGTCAAAAAACGGAATCCTTTGCAATGCTTGGTGGATATGAATTTGAAGCTAAAATTGATTCTATTATTTCAGGGATGGGATTCAATTCTTTAAAAGAAACTAAAATCCAACAATTAAGTGGTGGACAAAAGACTAAATTGTCTTTAGCCAAACAATTACTAGAAGAGCCTGATTTATTAGTGTTAGATGAACCAACCAATCACTTGGATCTAGAAGCCATTTTATGGCTGGAGAATTTCCTGTTTCAATATCGTGGCGCTATTCTAGTAGTGTCACACGACCGTTATTTCTTAGATAAATTTATTCAATCGGTTGTTGAGTTGGAAAGAAACCAAATCACTCGTTACAAAGGGAATTATTCGAGCTATGTCAGTCAAAAAGAAAAAAATGAACAACTTCATTGGTCAAGATTTAAGCAACAAGAAAAAGAAGTGAAACGTCTTGAGACATACGTTGAAAAGCATATAGTTCGAGCAACCTCAGCTAAAAGTGCTAAAAATAAACAAAAACAACTAAATCGTATCGATCGTATCGATGCTCCACTAGCTTCTTTAAAAAGTGCTTATTTAAATTTTGAAATGGAGTACCCTTCTCATAAAGCTGTTCTAGCACTTGAAAATGTTGCATTATCAGTTAAACCAAATGAGTTATTACTAGAAAATGTTCAATTTAAAATAGAGCGAGGCGATCGGGTTGCTTTATTAGGAAGCAATGGAGTCGGAAAATCAACTTTGTTAAAATCAATTATTAAGGAATTGCCCTATGCTGAAGGCTCAATAAAATGGGGAGGCAATACAAAAATAGGGTACTATGACCAAGAATTTCAATCATTAACCCCTGAGTTAACTGTATTGGAAGAAATGCGTCAAACATTTCCCAAGGAAGATGATTTAACAGTTAGACAAACATTGGCTAGCCTGTTATTTACGCAAGAAAATGTTGAAAAACGAATCAAAGATTTAAGCGGTGGTGAAAAAGGAAAATTGATTTTTGCTAAATTGATGTTAGCAAAACCAAATGTTTTAATTTTAGATGAACCAACCAATCATTTAGATTTAGCAACTAAAGATATGTTGGAAAAATCATTAATTAACTTTGAAGGAACCATTTTCTTTGTATCTCATGATCGCTATTTTATCAATAAATTGGCCACTCATGTATTAGAGTTGACCCCCAAAAAAACAACAATGTATCTTGGTGATTATCAGGATTATCTTGCTAAAAAAGAGTGA